Proteins encoded by one window of Brasilonema sennae CENA114:
- a CDS encoding glycoside hydrolase family protein, with protein sequence MKKHISLKKYFLAYFQQLANANGENNSLKLAKLLSFKNSKKFKWQPIILGILSFALLILLWQGLGGRRTSTIDQIPPLVIKGGNPYIRALMRTISASEAQDSNPYTLLYGGKHFSDLSRHPNQCVTIVSGPHIGECSTAAGRYQILAATWQEKVKKYHHKFSNSLSVTPDSFKPQIQDEVVYAWLNDHDAWRTDIVVLLEQGKLNQVLQLLSGTWTSLGYGTENNQITPLLSQVYQKVLTEELAAANSFSDQKR encoded by the coding sequence ATGAAAAAACACATTTCTCTTAAAAAATATTTTTTAGCTTATTTTCAGCAATTGGCTAATGCAAATGGTGAAAATAATTCTCTAAAGTTAGCTAAACTCCTATCATTCAAAAACTCTAAAAAGTTTAAGTGGCAACCGATAATTCTTGGAATATTATCTTTCGCTTTGCTAATTCTTCTTTGGCAGGGACTTGGAGGACGCAGAACCTCTACCATTGACCAAATTCCCCCTCTAGTGATAAAAGGAGGTAACCCTTATATTCGGGCTTTGATGCGAACTATTTCTGCCAGTGAAGCTCAGGATTCTAACCCTTATACTCTGCTTTATGGTGGTAAACATTTTTCTGATTTGAGCCGCCATCCAAACCAATGCGTAACAATTGTTTCTGGTCCTCACATAGGAGAGTGCAGTACAGCAGCAGGTCGGTATCAAATCCTTGCTGCTACCTGGCAGGAAAAAGTTAAGAAGTACCATCATAAATTCTCTAACTCGTTAAGTGTAACTCCTGACAGTTTCAAGCCACAAATTCAAGATGAGGTTGTATATGCTTGGCTCAATGACCACGATGCTTGGAGAACTGATATTGTAGTTCTTCTTGAACAGGGAAAACTAAATCAGGTTTTGCAGCTTTTGTCTGGTACGTGGACAAGCTTAGGATATGGCACAGAAAATAATCAAATTACACCTTTGCTATCACAGGTTTATCAAAAAGTTCTAACGGAGGAATTGGCTGCGGCAAATTCCTTCTCTGACCAGAAGCGTTAA
- a CDS encoding heavy-metal-associated domain-containing protein: MNLQLNVPNMACSACAETITKAVKAVDPTATVQADPKTKLVSIETQASQTLVKQAITDAGYSVT, encoded by the coding sequence ATGAACTTACAACTCAACGTTCCCAACATGGCGTGTTCAGCTTGTGCAGAAACTATTACAAAAGCTGTCAAAGCAGTCGATCCAACCGCAACAGTGCAAGCTGATCCCAAAACGAAGTTGGTCAGCATTGAGACTCAAGCTTCACAAACGCTTGTAAAACAAGCAATTACCGACGCGGGTTACTCCGTTACTTAG
- a CDS encoding ABC transporter permease, whose protein sequence is MKIFLRLFDSSFWALVTKEFNQILRNKQLIVLLIVPPTLQLLLYGFALNPDIHNLKLGIIDYANVATSRELLTAMTSNRIFTLESVSTSEKELSRLVEEGKLDVGVIIPPEFPRQVAQESAEIQVFIDGVNANTAGIASGYMTQIIQQYNRRLAENQASLPVSPQMVFLYNPGLISSWFFVPGVMGLVLTLIGTLVSAVTVVREKDTGTLEQLLMTPAANWEILLAKIVPLVFLLMGDVMLALALGRLVFNLPFRGSFVLFFGLSSIYLFVGISLGIMLATICRSQQQVVLTSFFINLPMVQTSGAIAPVEAMPPFFQVLSLLNPLRHYIAIVRGILLKGVGLDVLWIHTLALVGFTVVLLTISINRFRSQLS, encoded by the coding sequence ATGAAAATTTTTCTCCGATTATTTGATAGTTCATTTTGGGCATTAGTTACTAAGGAATTCAATCAAATTCTGCGAAATAAGCAGTTGATTGTTTTGCTGATTGTGCCGCCAACATTACAATTATTGCTCTACGGCTTTGCACTCAATCCTGATATACATAATTTGAAATTAGGTATTATTGACTATGCCAACGTGGCGACAAGTAGGGAACTACTGACAGCAATGACCTCCAATCGAATTTTTACCCTAGAGTCCGTATCTACTAGCGAGAAAGAGTTGAGCCGGTTGGTAGAAGAAGGCAAGCTGGATGTGGGGGTGATAATTCCGCCAGAGTTTCCGCGTCAGGTGGCACAAGAATCGGCAGAAATTCAGGTATTCATTGATGGGGTGAATGCGAATACGGCAGGTATTGCTAGCGGCTACATGACCCAGATTATCCAACAATATAATCGCCGCTTGGCAGAGAATCAGGCAAGTCTTCCAGTGTCACCCCAAATGGTGTTTCTTTATAATCCAGGACTGATAAGTAGCTGGTTTTTTGTGCCGGGAGTGATGGGTCTAGTACTAACGCTGATTGGGACGCTGGTTTCAGCGGTGACTGTTGTGCGGGAGAAGGATACAGGAACTCTTGAGCAATTACTGATGACTCCGGCGGCAAACTGGGAAATTTTGCTGGCTAAAATTGTGCCCTTGGTGTTCCTACTGATGGGAGATGTCATGCTGGCGCTGGCTTTAGGACGGTTGGTCTTTAATTTGCCATTTCGTGGCAGTTTCGTGCTGTTTTTCGGACTATCGAGTATATATCTGTTTGTAGGAATCAGTTTAGGCATTATGTTGGCGACAATTTGCCGCTCTCAACAGCAAGTCGTACTCACGTCTTTTTTCATCAATCTGCCGATGGTACAGACTTCTGGAGCGATCGCCCCCGTCGAAGCCATGCCCCCCTTTTTTCAAGTTCTGTCTCTACTTAATCCCCTACGTCATTACATCGCTATTGTCCGGGGAATTCTACTCAAAGGGGTTGGTTTGGATGTACTGTGGATACATACTCTGGCATTAGTTGGCTTTACCGTTGTGTTATTGACTATCAGCATTAACAGGTTTCGCAGTCAATTGAGCTAG
- the fldA gene encoding flavodoxin FldA encodes MAKIGLFFGTQTGNTQTEAEIIQKEFGGESVVTLNDISKTAPSDINEYSYIIIGCPTWNIGELQSDWEDFYDELDNIDFTGKKVAYFGAGDQVGYPDTFQDAMGILEEKISERGGETVGYWSTDGYEFTESKAVQNGKFVGLALDEDNQSDLTKERIKAWVSQLKKEFDL; translated from the coding sequence ATGGCTAAGATAGGTTTGTTTTTTGGCACTCAAACAGGCAATACTCAAACGGAAGCTGAAATAATTCAGAAAGAGTTTGGAGGAGAAAGTGTTGTTACCTTAAATGATATTTCCAAGACTGCTCCAAGTGATATTAATGAATATAGTTATATCATCATAGGTTGCCCTACTTGGAATATTGGCGAATTGCAAAGTGATTGGGAAGATTTCTATGATGAGCTAGATAACATTGATTTTACAGGCAAAAAAGTTGCTTATTTTGGAGCAGGAGACCAAGTTGGTTATCCTGACACCTTCCAAGATGCAATGGGTATTTTGGAGGAAAAAATTTCGGAACGAGGTGGCGAAACAGTTGGATATTGGTCTACGGATGGTTATGAATTTACTGAGTCTAAGGCTGTCCAGAATGGTAAATTTGTAGGTCTTGCTCTTGATGAAGATAATCAATCTGACTTGACGAAGGAACGAATTAAAGCCTGGGTCAGCCAACTGAAGAAAGAGTTTGATCTATAG
- a CDS encoding DUF4396 domain-containing protein encodes MQQLAFILQQQKSFSLCAELLLLTDDIQLELCINSKFWKNLLAANLKVNMRSKLILWIVLFALTLGLVFLTPRLGVSQNIPTFRNSPNLIVQNTSPVQPAMNQNMPGMNMSGTNEANFKSSTLIDTVLIVWFSLTALSAIYVAWDAFTSNPELTVMKWGWLLVTLYTGPIGAALYILSCKEPGPMQHEEFIKPVWKQTLGSTIHCLAGDATGIIVAAAITMTLGLPMWLDVISEYIFGFAFGLFVFQSLFMKDMLGGSYLKAVRRSFIPEWLSMNAVMAGMIPVMVILMSRDMTAMEATSIRFWGVMSLATLVGFIIAFPVNMWLVAVGLKHGMGTVRALGKGGHIALLG; translated from the coding sequence ATGCAACAATTGGCATTCATCCTTCAGCAGCAGAAGAGTTTTTCACTCTGCGCTGAATTGTTGCTATTGACAGATGACATCCAGCTAGAACTTTGTATAAATAGTAAATTTTGGAAGAACCTGCTTGCTGCAAATTTAAAGGTCAATATGCGCTCTAAATTAATTTTATGGATAGTTTTGTTTGCACTAACTTTGGGATTAGTGTTCTTAACACCTCGGTTGGGAGTCAGTCAAAACATACCTACTTTTAGGAACAGTCCCAACTTGATTGTCCAAAATACCTCTCCAGTTCAACCTGCAATGAACCAAAATATGCCTGGTATGAATATGTCAGGCACGAATGAAGCAAACTTCAAAAGCTCTACTTTAATTGATACCGTTCTCATTGTTTGGTTTAGCCTGACAGCACTCTCAGCAATCTACGTAGCTTGGGATGCGTTCACCAGTAATCCTGAACTGACAGTCATGAAGTGGGGGTGGCTGTTGGTAACTCTCTACACAGGACCGATTGGTGCAGCACTCTACATTCTGTCCTGCAAGGAGCCAGGACCGATGCAGCATGAGGAGTTCATTAAGCCGGTGTGGAAACAAACCTTGGGATCGACGATTCACTGTTTGGCAGGTGATGCAACAGGAATCATCGTTGCTGCAGCAATCACAATGACGCTTGGACTGCCAATGTGGCTTGACGTAATTTCTGAGTACATTTTTGGCTTTGCCTTCGGGCTGTTTGTTTTTCAATCGCTATTTATGAAAGATATGCTGGGTGGATCATATCTAAAAGCCGTCCGGCGTTCCTTCATACCGGAATGGCTCTCAATGAATGCGGTGATGGCAGGTATGATTCCAGTGATGGTAATCCTGATGAGTCGTGATATGACAGCAATGGAGGCAACCTCAATCCGCTTTTGGGGCGTGATGTCTTTGGCAACCTTAGTAGGATTTATAATTGCTTTTCCCGTCAATATGTGGCTAGTGGCAGTGGGTTTAAAACATGGTATGGGTACTGTACGGGCATTGGGTAAAGGTGGTCATATAGCGCTTCTCGGTTGA
- a CDS encoding heavy metal translocating P-type ATPase, which yields MENTNLKLRGMSCASCAKIVEDAINSVRGVNECSVNFGAEQATVTYDPRKTNPEAICDAVDAVGYSAQPMQDDDLFTVDDDDTEQQARQAENRALVRKVWVGGIISAILVIGSLPMMTGFSIPFIPMWMHNPWLQLVLATPVLFWCGSSFFINAWKALKRHAATMDTLVAIGTLAAYLYSLFPTFLPGFFTHQGLPADVYYEAAVVIITLILLGRLLENRAKGQTSEAIRKLMGLQAKTARVIRDGKEVDIPIAQVMKGDVILVRPGEKIPVDGEIIDGSSTIDEAMVTGESLPVKKQPGDEVIGATINKTGSFKFRATRVGKDTFLAQIVKLVQQAQGSKAPIQRLADQVTGWFVPAVIAIAIATFIIWYNIMGNVTMALITTVGVLIIACPCALGLATPTSIMVGTGKGAENGILIKGAESLELAHKLQTVILDKTGTITQGKPTVTDFVSVKGTANGNELNLLRLAASVERNSEHPLAEAVVNYAKSQGVELTDAQEFEAIAGSGVQGYVSNQWIQIGTHRWMNELGIDTTALQEHWDRLEYLGKTVIWLAVNSKVQGIMGIADAVKPSSVNAIRTLQKMGLEVVMLTGDNHRTAEVIAREVGIKRVFAEVRPEQKAETVEKLQSEGKIVAMVGDGINDAPALAQADVGMAIGTGTDVAIAASDITLISGDLQGIVTAIQLSGATIRNIRQNLFFAFIYNVAGIPIAAGILFPFFGWLLSPIIAGAAMAFSSVSVVTNALRLRNFQPKTIG from the coding sequence ATGGAAAACACAAATCTGAAACTGCGGGGCATGAGTTGTGCCTCTTGCGCTAAAATCGTTGAAGATGCGATTAACTCCGTCAGGGGTGTGAATGAGTGTAGTGTAAACTTTGGGGCAGAGCAAGCTACTGTCACTTATGACCCCAGAAAAACTAACCCAGAAGCAATTTGTGATGCGGTAGATGCGGTGGGATACTCTGCTCAACCGATGCAAGATGATGATTTATTTACTGTAGACGATGATGATACAGAACAGCAGGCACGCCAAGCTGAAAATCGAGCGTTAGTCAGAAAAGTTTGGGTTGGCGGCATTATCAGCGCTATTCTGGTCATTGGTTCGCTACCGATGATGACGGGATTCTCCATTCCCTTTATTCCCATGTGGATGCATAATCCTTGGTTACAGCTTGTGCTGGCGACTCCAGTCTTGTTCTGGTGTGGTTCATCCTTTTTTATCAATGCCTGGAAAGCCCTGAAACGTCACGCGGCAACAATGGATACCTTGGTGGCGATTGGTACTCTTGCCGCTTATCTTTATTCCCTCTTCCCCACCTTCTTGCCTGGGTTTTTCACTCACCAAGGATTACCAGCTGATGTGTACTACGAAGCAGCTGTAGTCATCATCACTTTGATTTTGCTGGGACGACTGCTTGAAAATCGTGCCAAAGGACAAACTTCTGAAGCAATTCGTAAGTTGATGGGTTTGCAAGCAAAGACTGCTCGTGTGATTCGTGACGGCAAAGAAGTTGACATTCCCATTGCCCAAGTGATGAAAGGTGATGTGATTCTGGTACGTCCGGGTGAAAAGATTCCAGTGGATGGCGAGATTATTGATGGTTCCTCAACTATTGATGAGGCAATGGTGACAGGTGAAAGTCTTCCTGTGAAGAAGCAGCCAGGTGATGAAGTTATCGGAGCCACGATTAACAAAACTGGTAGCTTCAAATTCCGAGCGACACGAGTGGGTAAAGATACATTCTTGGCGCAGATTGTCAAGCTAGTCCAACAAGCCCAAGGTTCAAAAGCACCGATTCAGCGATTAGCTGACCAAGTGACTGGATGGTTTGTGCCTGCTGTCATTGCCATTGCGATCGCCACTTTCATCATCTGGTACAACATCATGGGCAATGTCACAATGGCACTGATTACCACTGTAGGTGTGTTAATTATTGCTTGCCCATGCGCCCTTGGCTTGGCAACGCCGACTTCTATCATGGTGGGAACAGGTAAGGGTGCAGAAAATGGTATCCTCATCAAAGGGGCAGAAAGTCTGGAACTCGCGCACAAGCTTCAGACTGTCATTCTCGACAAAACAGGTACAATCACGCAAGGTAAGCCTACTGTCACCGATTTTGTAAGCGTCAAAGGTACAGCCAATGGCAACGAGCTAAATCTTCTGCGCCTTGCAGCATCTGTTGAACGCAATTCAGAACATCCTCTTGCGGAAGCTGTTGTGAATTATGCCAAATCTCAAGGTGTGGAATTGACGGATGCACAGGAGTTTGAAGCGATTGCGGGTAGCGGTGTGCAAGGGTATGTGTCAAATCAATGGATACAAATTGGCACCCACCGTTGGATGAACGAGTTAGGCATCGATACAACTGCATTGCAGGAACATTGGGATCGTTTGGAGTATCTCGGTAAAACGGTTATTTGGCTTGCAGTCAATAGCAAAGTCCAAGGGATTATGGGCATAGCCGATGCAGTGAAACCGTCTTCTGTGAACGCGATTCGCACATTGCAGAAAATGGGATTGGAAGTCGTAATGTTGACTGGAGACAATCACCGTACAGCCGAAGTGATTGCCCGTGAAGTGGGTATCAAGCGAGTCTTTGCTGAAGTTCGCCCGGAACAGAAAGCCGAGACTGTCGAGAAACTTCAGTCGGAAGGTAAGATTGTAGCAATGGTGGGGGATGGTATCAATGATGCACCGGCGCTGGCTCAAGCCGATGTCGGGATGGCAATTGGAACTGGAACAGATGTGGCGATCGCAGCGAGTGACATCACCCTGATCTCTGGGGATTTACAAGGTATTGTCACCGCCATTCAACTCTCTGGTGCCACGATTCGCAACATTCGTCAGAATCTCTTCTTTGCCTTTATTTATAACGTTGCTGGTATTCCAATTGCAGCAGGAATTCTTTTCCCCTTCTTCGGTTGGCTGCTTAGTCCCATCATTGCAGGTGCAGCAATGGCGTTTAGTTCTGTGTCAGTGGTAACGAATGCGCTGCGTTTGCGTAACTTCCAACCTAAAACAATTGGTTGA
- a CDS encoding DUF305 domain-containing protein has translation MSDSNTIRQSLTLNPTFPSSVFTFDGLTFALTPTEPASRFDVRFLQETIGHHQMAVDMAQLSVEKAINSDLRDLSQNIITTQTQEIEIMQSWLKDWYGYSYTPQKKPGDMRMLDQMAMMSGAEFEIDFMQEMTDHHKSMLSDAVPCTYRAGHDDLTGLCHNIVDTQTREINQMQQWLSERYGISDNMNEPVSNHVADAAIANGSFETSNFTGWSTIGKAEIETADFGTEPAEGTYYAALSTQFDTVSGLDIETFLGLPAGSLNVLEKGNIEEGSAMKTTFTAKAGDVLTLDWNFMTNELDSTLVGSNNDFAFLTLNSLPYDVADPSSSFKTSLTPFLNETGFQTLSIEIPVTGTYTLGLGVVNVDDPIFDSALAVDNIKLTSNHESTSLSGVMAFDTLGLV, from the coding sequence ATGTCGGACAGCAACACCATAAGACAGAGTTTGACCCTAAACCCTACCTTTCCATCCTCGGTTTTCACTTTTGATGGACTTACCTTTGCACTTACTCCAACAGAACCAGCTTCACGCTTTGATGTGCGTTTTTTGCAGGAGACAATAGGTCACCACCAAATGGCTGTAGATATGGCGCAGCTAAGTGTGGAGAAAGCAATAAACTCAGATTTGCGAGACCTCAGCCAAAACATCATTACCACCCAAACCCAGGAAATAGAAATAATGCAATCCTGGTTGAAAGACTGGTATGGCTATAGTTACACGCCTCAGAAGAAACCGGGCGATATGCGAATGCTAGACCAAATGGCAATGATGAGCGGCGCTGAGTTTGAAATCGATTTCATGCAGGAGATGACCGACCATCATAAGTCAATGTTAAGTGATGCTGTTCCTTGCACTTATCGTGCCGGACACGATGACTTGACAGGTCTTTGTCACAATATTGTTGACACCCAAACTAGAGAAATTAACCAGATGCAGCAGTGGCTGAGTGAGCGGTATGGGATATCTGATAACATGAACGAACCTGTCTCTAACCATGTTGCTGATGCTGCAATTGCCAATGGGAGTTTCGAGACTAGTAATTTCACTGGATGGTCAACAATAGGAAAGGCTGAGATTGAAACAGCAGACTTTGGAACTGAACCAGCTGAAGGAACATATTATGCTGCATTATCAACTCAGTTTGATACAGTTTCAGGTTTAGATATAGAAACATTTTTAGGCTTACCGGCTGGCAGCTTGAATGTTTTGGAGAAAGGAAACATTGAGGAAGGCTCTGCCATGAAGACAACATTTACAGCCAAAGCAGGAGATGTTTTAACGCTTGATTGGAATTTTATGACAAACGAGCTAGACTCAACTCTCGTTGGTTCTAACAATGACTTCGCCTTCCTAACACTCAACTCTTTACCATACGATGTAGCTGATCCCTCCTCATCATTTAAGACTTCTCTAACACCGTTTTTAAATGAAACTGGGTTTCAAACTTTGTCCATTGAAATACCTGTTACTGGTACTTACACTTTGGGCTTAGGAGTAGTAAATGTGGATGACCCCATCTTTGACTCAGCCCTAGCTGTCGATAACATTAAACTTACCTCAAATCATGAGTCAACTTCTCTATCTGGAGTCATGGCATTTGATACTTTAGGTTTGGTTTAG
- a CDS encoding four-helix bundle copper-binding protein, with protein sequence MTTAQSHQSLLETCIQNCLDCLRDCENCADACLSSNMVQMMAQCIKLCRDCADTCDLCARFMSRNSALHAQMCSVCAEACDRCAAECEKHDSDHCKRCAASCRRCADSCRQMAGAMA encoded by the coding sequence ATGACGACAGCCCAATCTCATCAATCCCTGCTGGAAACTTGCATTCAGAATTGTCTTGATTGTCTACGTGATTGCGAAAACTGTGCCGATGCCTGCTTAAGTAGCAATATGGTGCAGATGATGGCTCAATGTATCAAGCTGTGCCGGGATTGCGCTGACACTTGTGATCTGTGCGCCCGTTTCATGTCTCGCAATTCAGCTCTCCATGCTCAGATGTGCAGTGTCTGTGCCGAAGCTTGCGATCGCTGTGCGGCTGAGTGTGAGAAGCACGATAGCGACCACTGTAAACGCTGTGCTGCATCTTGCCGCCGTTGTGCTGATTCCTGCCGTCAGATGGCTGGGGCAATGGCGTAA
- a CDS encoding multicopper oxidase family protein → MNSSAADSHANMAMKPKATRSQLLAVTLLTLLALAFGVLIAALYGNFTMSARNMQHGSMPGMNMSNQSTPGMNMGGTKSPAPVSSLPPAPISSVTQTNGLVMPPGMIMTSDMSMETMEDMAAVDLTKITYTASVDARGDQVLQPKLENGVKVFNLDVSLIKWNILPNVQVAAYAFNRQVPGPRIRVTEGDRVRIVVKNNLSESTTVHWHGMIVPNNMDGPADVTQKPIPPGASYIYEFTVKQAGTYFYHSHKDVDRQQTLGMYGALIIDPKNKPETPAYDQDFVVQLQEWTVKQGYTFPAMPMEGLMPNFFTINGKAYPSTETINAKIGQKIRFRFIGSNNAFIHPMHIHGGPFKIIETDGNLLPAAAQIEKDTINVAPGERYDVIWTAREKGKWLLHCHIAHHATNDNVEVEGAGGLTMIINVT, encoded by the coding sequence ATGAATTCGTCTGCTGCCGATTCGCACGCGAATATGGCAATGAAACCCAAAGCTACGCGATCGCAACTTTTGGCAGTGACGCTGTTAACACTATTAGCCCTAGCATTCGGTGTTCTTATCGCCGCACTCTATGGCAACTTTACCATGAGTGCTAGGAATATGCAGCATGGGTCAATGCCAGGAATGAATATGAGCAACCAGTCAACGCCTGGGATGAATATGGGTGGCACGAAATCTCCGGCTCCAGTGTCATCGCTACCACCTGCACCTATAAGCAGTGTCACTCAGACGAATGGTTTAGTTATGCCGCCAGGGATGATTATGACCTCTGATATGAGCATGGAAACAATGGAAGATATGGCAGCAGTAGACTTGACAAAAATTACCTATACTGCTTCTGTTGATGCACGTGGGGATCAGGTTCTCCAGCCTAAGCTAGAGAATGGTGTGAAGGTTTTTAACCTCGATGTTTCTTTAATTAAGTGGAATATTTTACCAAATGTCCAGGTAGCTGCTTATGCCTTCAACCGTCAAGTTCCAGGACCGCGTATTCGGGTTACTGAAGGCGATCGCGTCCGGATTGTAGTCAAGAACAACTTATCAGAATCAACCACAGTACATTGGCATGGCATGATTGTACCTAACAACATGGACGGTCCAGCCGATGTTACCCAAAAGCCAATTCCACCTGGTGCAAGCTATATTTACGAATTTACTGTCAAGCAAGCAGGCACTTACTTTTACCACTCTCACAAAGATGTAGACCGCCAGCAAACTTTAGGGATGTACGGTGCATTAATCATCGATCCCAAGAATAAACCTGAAACTCCTGCCTATGATCAAGACTTTGTGGTTCAGCTTCAGGAGTGGACAGTAAAGCAAGGCTACACCTTCCCAGCAATGCCGATGGAAGGGCTAATGCCTAACTTTTTTACGATTAACGGTAAAGCTTATCCCTCTACTGAAACAATTAACGCCAAAATTGGTCAAAAAATCCGCTTCCGCTTTATTGGCTCAAATAATGCCTTCATTCACCCAATGCATATTCATGGTGGGCCATTCAAAATTATTGAAACAGATGGCAATCTGCTACCAGCCGCTGCCCAAATTGAAAAGGATACTATCAATGTAGCTCCCGGTGAACGCTATGACGTAATTTGGACAGCTCGTGAGAAGGGTAAGTGGTTGCTACATTGCCACATTGCCCATCACGCAACAAACGATAACGTTGAGGTAGAAGGCGCAGGTGGTTTAACAATGATTATCAACGTTACCTGA
- the gorA gene encoding glutathione-disulfide reductase, whose product MSFDYDLFVIGAGPGGIAAARLAAAYGVRVAIAERDQVGGTCVIHGCIPEKLMVYAASFSHFFEDADEYGWGKVQRRINWQQFMTAKDRAIEHLSQLHIKHLKEAGVELIYGQTKFLDAHTLDVAGRKITADKILIAVGGEAVKPNIPGFEYAITSRQMFELKQQPEHIAIIGSDQIAVKFAGSMNGLISKVTLIVAENRVLLNRDEDIRTAVQEIMEKNGIQVLCNTTVEKIEQIQDGFRLNLSGGKQDTVTVNTVLCATGRTPNLSGLDLEKVGVEVKQGAIAVDEYSRTTQTNIFAVGDCTSRPHWTPMAIATGRAFADTVFGNQPRTVNFECIPSALSSQPEAATVGLTEAEAREKFGESVRCYRSRFQPLFNSIAEPEEKTLIKLVVDGNTNEVLGAHMVGEYATEIIQCLGLAVRKGVTKKDFDATIGIHPSAAEEFFTLR is encoded by the coding sequence ATGAGCTTTGATTACGATCTCTTTGTAATTGGTGCTGGTCCTGGAGGCATTGCTGCTGCAAGACTTGCTGCTGCTTATGGTGTTCGTGTGGCAATTGCAGAACGTGACCAGGTAGGCGGTACTTGTGTGATTCATGGCTGTATTCCTGAGAAGCTAATGGTCTATGCTGCTAGTTTCTCCCACTTTTTTGAAGATGCAGACGAATATGGCTGGGGCAAAGTTCAACGCCGTATTAATTGGCAGCAATTTATGACAGCCAAAGACAGAGCTATTGAACATTTGAGCCAATTGCATATTAAGCATCTTAAAGAAGCAGGAGTTGAATTAATTTACGGGCAAACTAAATTTTTAGACGCTCACACTCTAGATGTTGCGGGACGTAAAATCACTGCTGACAAAATATTGATTGCGGTAGGTGGGGAAGCAGTCAAACCAAACATACCAGGTTTTGAATATGCCATCACCTCCCGTCAGATGTTTGAACTAAAGCAGCAACCAGAACATATTGCAATAATTGGTAGCGACCAGATAGCTGTGAAGTTTGCTGGGAGCATGAATGGTCTGATTTCAAAAGTCACTTTAATAGTGGCGGAAAACCGTGTTTTATTAAATCGCGATGAAGATATTAGAACTGCTGTTCAAGAGATTATGGAGAAGAATGGAATTCAAGTTTTATGCAATACTACTGTCGAAAAAATTGAACAAATCCAAGATGGTTTCCGTTTGAATCTATCAGGAGGTAAACAAGATACTGTAACTGTAAACACAGTTCTTTGTGCCACAGGTCGAACTCCTAATTTAAGTGGTCTTGATTTGGAGAAGGTGGGTGTTGAAGTCAAACAAGGAGCGATTGCAGTAGACGAATACAGCCGCACTACCCAGACAAATATTTTTGCAGTCGGAGATTGCACAAGCCGACCCCATTGGACTCCTATGGCAATAGCAACAGGACGTGCCTTTGCTGACACCGTATTTGGTAATCAACCGCGAACTGTGAATTTTGAGTGCATTCCCTCAGCACTTTCTTCTCAACCTGAAGCCGCTACTGTTGGCTTGACTGAAGCTGAGGCAAGGGAAAAATTTGGGGAATCTGTACGCTGCTATCGCTCAAGGTTCCAACCCCTGTTCAACAGTATTGCTGAACCGGAAGAGAAAACTCTGATTAAATTAGTGGTCGATGGTAACACAAACGAAGTGCTAGGTGCTCACATGGTAGGTGAATACGCTACAGAGATTATTCAATGTCTCGGACTTGCTGTTCGTAAGGGTGTTACCAAGAAGGACTTTGATGCAACAATTGGCATTCATCCTTCAGCAGCAGAAGAGTTTTTCACTCTGCGCTGA